The Micromonospora sp. Llam0 genome includes a window with the following:
- a CDS encoding choice-of-anchor M domain-containing protein produces MKTPSRRLLAGIASSALAAVLAVAVPTSAQATIVELTSGHVDVIDVDHVAGGPIEVTVGDDTGSTFVERDPSTVVFVVPPAAHTAVPSGSAWSFLGSGGYAYVLPQTNTAGLLWAGWDTTGVASGALQFNRVVVKLTDVQGPGGFSIFTASGGTPTVLFDSGNGLPDSLNVNRNTHAHVNWGFDAAGTYVATFEVSGVRASNGQTVSTTEEFTFEVG; encoded by the coding sequence ATGAAGACTCCTAGCCGCCGACTGCTGGCCGGTATCGCGTCGAGTGCGTTAGCCGCAGTGCTCGCGGTCGCCGTACCCACCTCGGCGCAGGCCACGATCGTCGAACTGACCAGCGGCCACGTCGACGTCATCGATGTCGATCATGTTGCCGGGGGGCCGATCGAGGTCACCGTCGGTGATGACACCGGCTCGACCTTCGTCGAGCGTGATCCATCCACCGTGGTCTTCGTGGTGCCGCCCGCCGCGCACACGGCGGTGCCGTCCGGTTCCGCCTGGTCGTTCCTCGGCAGCGGCGGGTACGCCTACGTGTTGCCGCAGACCAACACCGCCGGGCTGCTCTGGGCCGGCTGGGACACCACCGGGGTGGCCAGCGGGGCGTTGCAGTTCAACCGGGTCGTGGTCAAGCTGACCGACGTGCAGGGGCCGGGCGGGTTCAGCATCTTCACCGCCTCCGGCGGCACCCCGACGGTGCTGTTCGACAGCGGCAACGGCCTGCCGGACAGTCTCAACGTCAACCGCAACACCCACGCCCACGTCAACTGGGGCTTCGACGCGGCCGGCACGTACGTGGCGACGTTTGAGGTCAGCGGCGTGCGTGCGTCGAACGGGCAGACCGTGAGCACCACTGAGGAGTTCACCTTCGAGGTCGGCTGA